From the Corvus cornix cornix isolate S_Up_H32 chromosome 1A, ASM73873v5, whole genome shotgun sequence genome, the window CATCATTAGTAAGATCATATAGACTAGTTTTGATTTTCAGGTTGCAAAATTATGTAGCAATTTGCCAAAGTTATCCCTAAAAATATAAGGGAATCAGCTGCAGTGCTTCAATTTGAAATACgagaaagcagcactgaattattttgatttttcctaggtgaacactttaaaaatcataacTGAAAAAAGTAAGACCTGTGAATATTTTCCCCAAAAGTCTTCTTAAACACTATTTCACtaacaaagattttaaaaaatgcaaccACATCTGACAGTTAACTTCCTACAATGGCTAccttttttggtttaaaatgaaCAGGTAGAATTTGAGTGTGTTGACAAGCATTCAAAAACTCTCTTTTAAACTGCCATCATTTTCAAGGCATATAAGTTAGATGTGAAATACCCCTCCTACCCTCACCTATAAACCTCCTGGGATTTTTTAACAGGAACTATTAAATCTTAACTTCAAGCAACCATATTGGCAGAGACCAAAGGCTCAGAGGTGCTCCTCCTAGTGGCTCCAAGACCCCTCAAGAGAAGTGGTAACAGAGCACCCTAAAGCCCTCCCAGGTAGGCCAGAGAGTTGTGATGTAGCTTTTAGATCTAAGCAAACATATATTCTAGCCTAAAAAGTAAAACTGTCACACaagtatttgctttatttatgtCACTTTTACTGAAGTCCACATGAAATTAAGGCTTGTTTCTGCTCCCCTACCAAAGAAAAAGTGCAAGAAGCCTTGCATcttataaaaggaaaatcactcttcctctcttcttaaAATGAACATGCTGAGCTTTAATTAAGGCATAGGGAGGAAGGCTCCTAGTACACCATGAGCAGACtccctttattatttttcttcttttgaagaaaCTTCATGCATCTGATGCTGCTGGCCAACACAGACTTCACACATGAATTCGTGAAGGGACTGTGCTGTTCAGCAGTCAAAGGACAGCAAAGTCTTTAGGTTTGCTTTGAACGTCAACATCAGGTATTACAGATCCTGTGTCTGAGTACATACTGCCAGCAAAGAAGCACTGACCTTGAACTGTATTTCTTTAAGATGGATTCCAAAATGTTTACCAGTTCCTCAGAGTTAATGAACTTTTGGGTGCTGAGCGTGTACATTTTTTCATAGAAGTCAGCAATTTCCATCCGAGCCTGAACAAAAAAACAGAGCTGTTCAGACAGGTGAGAAAGCAGCTCTTCCAAGTGAGGAGCTGTTCCTCCTAGTGCATTGTGACCCGTCGCCACCACCTTCTTCAGCTCATTATGCAGAGATGTGTAGATGGTTCGGATGGAGTCCTTTCGGCTGAAGAATGACTGACCACCTGTTCAGATAAATATGGAGGTATTACCAAAATCCAGGGACAGCAAAGATAGACAGCAATACTGGAAAATTCTTGTACTTGTGATTATATATCTAGTTGTTTGTAAGTATGGTTTAATTACAGTACTTCttttaacaaagaaacaaaattcagtgttttattcTGCAAGTAACTGAATTACAGAGCATATGCTCAGAAGAACTTCATATAATTTCATGCAAGCTACACTTGTCCCACTTCATGTCTCAGCAGCCAATGGCTGCTTCAAAACAACAACTCCTTCACAGCTGCCTCAGTTACGACATGACTTTTAAGAAACCCAGGGTTCAGTTAAATTTACTACTATGATATATGACCTAGAAATACTGTTATCTATGTAAGTCAGAAGAATTAAGTCATCATGACTTGACTGATCAAATCTTAATAGCCTCCACTCCTATTAATAACTCCAGATCTTTTCCAGAGAATTCCCTTAACAATCCCTCTTCAATCGTGAAGCACTTAAATTCACGAAGCAACCTTTAAATGGGAACCATGTGACATCTGTGCGTACAAATCAAATGTTTCTTAATGTCCCTATCCAATCTCACTATAAACTAGAattcaaagggaaaacaatCACGCTTTATCCCAGTGAGACCACAGTGCAGATTAATCCATAACTAAAACCcgaagggagggagggagaacaAGAAGTCATCTGTGCCCCATTCTACCTGCTCAACACTAtgaggaatttaaaaaagaaaagaagacaggagcaaaaggtcaaaataaaagatatttaacTTTGACATTATGGAAAGGCTGTACAAATGTACTAGCCTTATTTCATAGTTTCTATTTGCAGAAGACCTAATGTGCCATTCTGGCACTCAACAGCTGCAGCGGAGCAAAGACCACAGGGATTGAGTCTGAATCTTTTAAAGATTCCAAATTTAGGTTCCACTTTGAAACCACTTATAAATTTTGTAATGGTGGATAGCTCTTTCCACATTCCTTTTACACACACAGTGTTCAAAGGTGACCACTGACATTTGAGGTAGAAAGGTAGAGAATCGGCTATCATAGTGAAACAGCTCCCATTGTACGACATGAATAGCCCCCTGGACACGGGCAAGAGAAAGAATAACCTATTGTAGTTGTtcataaagtaaataaataaacaaacaaaactttgCCCTTTCTGTTGTCACCTTTATCCTTTCTGCAAGCACCAAATTCACCCTTTAAAGTCAGCCTTATAGACAGAGTTTTGGCTGTAAAGATCTTATAAATAGTTCCAAGTCACCACTTAAACAACAAAGCCGGATTTTCTTGATGGTTTAATGAGCTATGCATCAGACTCATATCCTTTGATCCATTTCCCATGCCCATCTGcagttcaaaaagaaaataagcagctTTGCCCAAAGGGTAACGTCATGGAAGCTTGTTCTGTGccagtttgggatttttctgttcacttactgacaaaacacaaagcagctgAGATCGTGGCCAAAGCTTTCTGAGATCCTGCAGTATCTGCATAGATAACAACTCCTAGGACGCTATCTCCAGCCCCGAGTACTTACACATCCACACCTCTAATATAAGGTGAAAAAGCTTTAACGCTTTGGTTACCCCAGTAAGCTCATCTTTACCGATATCTAAGCCAGAGCATCTCAACACAGAAACACCTCTGCCTAAATCTGGGGAAGGGCGGGTAGGTACCCTGCCCGCCAACGAAGAGATTCATCGACTGGCACAACAGCCAGTGTGCCACCTGCACGGCACCTGTCCTCTCGTTCATTCTTTAAGGGTAGCACAAATGGCACAGCCGATTTCTCAGCGGGCCCACGGACACTCACTAACCCAGCACTCGTCTTTCAGGCGCACATGCACGCACCCGCCGAGGCAGGGCCCCCAGGGACCTCGAGTACGCAGCACCGTGCAAACACCGGCTGCCAGGTGACCTCCCAGCCGCCCGCTCCGCACCCGCGGAGCCCAGCGCGGGGCAGGCCCCCAGCCTGAGGCCGGCGCGGCGCGGGTTGGGAGAGCCGGTCCCTCCCTCCCCGGAGCGGTACCTAGCTTCTGTCCCAGGAAGGTCATGCTGTGATAGGCCTTCTCGGCCGCCGCCAGGTGCGCCAGCCCGGCCAGCAGCGCCAGCCAGCTGGACCCCGCGCTCTTGTTGGCCTCCCGCTCCTTCTCCACATTGTCCTTGGCCTTGTCGTAGGAGAAAATGCCTAAGTGGGAAAAGAAGGTCTCCAGCACGGCCTGCTCCACCGGCACCGGCGCTCCCAGCGGGATCGACTCCCCCATCCCGCCCGGCGCCTCCGCAGCGGCCGCGACTTCCGCGTCcggcgcccgcccgcccgcgcgAGGGAACACGTGACccgcggggcggggagcggcctGCTCGGGGTCACGTGACGGGCCGGGGCTCGCGCTGCTGGCGGGCGGGCAGCGGAAGGGCCCGGGAGCGCCGGGCCGTGGGACCGCCCGCCCACACCGCGCGTTCGGGTGCGCCGGCCGCTCGCCTCCGCCCTGCGTTTCATGCTGCAAGCTTAAAGCTGAAACCCACTTTCCTGCTGAGTTGTTCTTTCCGTTAAAAAAAGTTCTAAAATCCAAAGTCTGAGACCGTTATTCTCATCTGACTCCCACTGGACCTTCCAGCTACTTTGGGTTTAGTTTCTCCCTCCCTTGCGACTGGGAGATTGTGGATTGCCCACTTTCATCCCATTTTCTTCAGTTCATATTTCAGACAGAAGAGCTGCCTGAACTGATTCTCCGTGGAGGCGATGAGGAGCACAAGGCTGAGCCACAGGGCCAGGCAGTAGAAGGGAAGCTCGCTGTGGCAGCACTGGCTGGTCCCAGTTCCGCAGAACTACCCGCCCTTGCACTGATGCAGCTCCCCTCCAGGTTGAGTTGCAGCTCTCCAGCTAACCCAGAAGGAACACACTCCTAGTTTCCTCTCTGCACAGTATTTCCCTGCACTCTTaacagcacctgcagctgcttttaGGCTGACATTTGGACAAAACACAGCATCAGCTCTTCAACACTACTATGACCTGTGTACTAATTTAAGTAGCTGCCTGCCTCTTGTTCCGGAAACACCATCACTGAAAATGGGCATCAGATGCAAGCACCAGCTTTAGGTATGAAGCAGCCTTTTAAATAAACCCTAACTACACAGTGTCTGCAAGCTTCTTACTGTAAACAAAGTAGCCTGAGGATTTGGGCTTGGATATAAAAATTGTCATCATTTTCATTCACTAGTCTAATAAAAGGATAAATCTGCCAAGCCCTTCATCACTTTTCTAAACACAGGCACCTCTGTATGCATACTTGTGAGCTTATTAAGTACAGTGTGCAACATCCCTGAAAAGATtcagtttagaaataaaattttggatttaaatgcttaaaatttGAAGCAGCTTAACTGAATTTATGAGGTCTTTATTCCTACAGCTGACAAGTCCGAGTTCTGCGTGCACCAGAAGCTGCCTTCTTCCTGAATTCAACTGTTCACTTTGTGTgccaaaagaacaaaatggaTGTAGGATTTTACAGCTGCTCGACAACAGACTTCTCTGACCTGGAAAGTTGGTtattaaaatttgatttattgATGGGATATTTTGGTAATTTAAGTCAGCACCTGAAACACTCACCTGTTCAAGGCAATCACAGCTGTAAATAGTAGGCTGCCAATggtttacagaaaataaaagagtaaGAAGGGGGACTCCTAGACAATCAGAACACCGTCTCCAAAAGACAACTGGGAGTGAAAGGTTCCAGTAAGACCTTTATTGCAACACAGAGTTGACAACACGTTTTTGTATTTAATAGAAAGTATTTGGTCTCTTGGTAGTGAAACGTGGTTTGTGCTGACGACGCAGAACTCTGTGTGGCAGCGGGAACTTGATCTTAGAATCCTGCAAGAAAAGTGTTTCTATGTTAATTGAGGTATTAgataaacaacagaaaacagtttgCAATAAATAGCCAAGTTGCATTCAGTAACTAACTTATGCTTAGAAAAGTAATCCATCCACAAATTAATATATACTTCAGAGGACTTAACAAACACCttaattctgcattctttttttcaaagtaatgcCAGTAAGAGGCATGTTTTCTGCACCATAACATGCATTTGCTTTATGGTGACTTTCTTCCAAATACTTCTAGCAGTAGAAGCTTTGATCATAATATACCATAAACATATGCACCCAAGTTTGGTTCCTGCCATATTTCTGGCTGCAAAGCAAACCTATACCACACAAGAGGGATCCCCTCTTGAGTCCAGCATTAGACCAGGACCCACTGGCCACTGCAGTGTTGGCTCACTTACATGGAACTGCTTGACTGCTGGTCTGCGGCACTTGCTGGCAGCAATTTCCTCAACCTTCATGATCTGAATAGAGTGAGCACGGGCACGATGACGGGCTCCCATATCACGGTCTGGAACAACagaactcattaaaaataaatttcatgaCATTTTCAGTTTAAGAATCTGACAGCCTTTTGTTTAAGAAATGTTCATAGTGCCATCtacaacttttaaaatttctgatcAGCTGTAATTAAAATCACAGTTTCTAATATATTGAAGTGATGGCAAAAATATCACAAAACcaacaagcagcagcaaattctTCCTGTAAGTTCTAAGTAAGCTCCTCAACAGGAAGTGCTATCTTACTTTTCTTGTCCAATTTCAAGTACACACAGACATGAGATACCTAGGACTACTTAATctcttccaagagaaaaaaatcctgtgattCAGAATGAACACTGAAATACAATTACTGGAAAGACACATGAACTCCAAAACAATTTCCCTTCCAGCAGGAAGGTGCAAGTAAAGGTATGACCTGAGGTTATCTTTACTTTTATTGAAATTGACCAGCAATAGAACCATGAATTGATGTTCATCCCACATAATCAGACTTTCAGAATAGGAGGAAGCATCTGTACCTGGGCTACCTGAAAATTCCTCGATTCAGCAGTGCAAATCACTGGCTTCAAATCACATCCATTGCTAGTTCCATAAGGTATGTCTGCTGAAATACTACAGTGTTCCCCATGAAGATCTAACACACCCATTAAAAACTTACCTGTCACGACTATTCTCAAATATAAAAGTATCAATCATTATACCATGAAAAATAAGGTTCCTGGGTCTCTTAAGCAATCTTTCGGTATGTTAATTAACAGGGATTATCATACGTTAATGTAGAACCTTAAATTTCACTTTCAACAGCACTTCAGCTTTTGAAAGGCGACAAGATACATTTAATATTTGCACACATGACAAGAATATCATTATTAAGAACAATattctttgggtttttatgTGCAATCTGTAGTGCTTCTAACACCTTGGAGTCAAATATCAACAGCATCAACTATACAAATAGTCTATCCCTCAAGTACTTCACAAAACAGACTGAAATCAGGACAAACATTAATTCTCCCTGAAATGAGACAATGAGATCTTGGAGTAacaattgggtttttttcctattaaaaaaaaaatttcctgatttttttttaacttgttctCCAAAGGACAGATGCTAGTATGTTCCACATGATCTCTGAAATACTCTCTTCACAAGACTTGGGAAGATGACTACCTTAAATCAACACAGTGCAGGAAATACAGCACCTAAAAAGtcattaaattttcagtttgtaTAGCAAAACTCATTACTACAATTGTAGAAAGACACACCAAAAAGAAGTGGGAATACTTTCCAGTCAGAGAAACTGTATAAAGAGAGGTAACAAGTCAGATACCACATGGGTAACAGATAAACATCTATGGAATATCTGGCAACTTCCTCCTTTAGTTTTTCCAAGTGTTTCAGCTATTTTACCATGGATTAAGTCAGCATGCTTTACGCCTAGTTTGAGATTTAATCTTCTGCTTATATTTTATAACTCAACAGTTACATATACTCACAGCACTGAGTGACAGCACCCGCAGTGGTCAAATCTCTGTACTCCCTGTACATGTTGTGGGTTCCACTACGAGAATCATAGCGCAACCAAATACCAAAATTTTTTACCCGCAGAGGGGACTTCTCATACACCTGGAATTACACAAGAACATGGTAGTAGTTAGAGATGATGTACTATCACCATTTTACAATTTTAGTAAGTATTTCAGAGCTCTAACAAAACCACTGTTTTAAGTCTTACTGTCAAAAAACAACTCCTTCCCCTTACCAACATAGCTGGATTTAAGTTTTGGTAATTCAGAGTGGAAAACTATAgtaattcaaagaaaaatacaagatttCAGCTCTAAAGAGTGTTCTTTAAGTATCAAGATACAGGAGCGTAAGCATATAAACATCCACTTTCCCAGGGTTATGGATATCCAGATGCTTGTTAAAAGGTATATGGCACAATGAACGAAGTCTAAGAACAAGAGAGCAACACTGAGCGAAACATAGCTCATAATTCTGAAGCAGTAAATAAGTTTCTATTTAGTTTACAGGACAGGTACCACTACATTCAAAAATCAAACTTGTCACTCCTTTTCACAGCAACTGGAAGATGAATGGCTTTCAACCTCACACCCAATAACTGTGATTCCTATAAAATCCTTCCACATAAACCTGCTGGAATTCCATAAGACCCTCCCACGTTTTTAGGTTTTTAATCCTTCACCTGGCCACAGTACACAATCTCTCCAGAAGacttcttcatcttcttcagCTGAGAAACAAAGTACCAGAACCGGGACTTGGCGACGACATGGTTCGGAGCGAAGATCCGCATGCGGTACAGAGGAGGCGTCGTACATTTCGGCGTGGGCAGGCAGCGCCCGACCACCTTGTACTCCCGCAGCTAGAGGAACACGAAACACAGGCGGCCTGTAGAATGAGCGAGCCGCGGAGCCACCATCGCGCCCACCCCGCGCCGAACCCGCCGCAGGTTCCGCGGCTCCAGAAACGAACAGCGCGACGAGAGGAACTCAATCCAGAAGCGGAGAGAGCCCCTTGCGCCGGGCGGGTCGATCTCCCCGTGGATCTCCCCGCGATGCCGCCCGCCAATCTGGACCCACACCAGGCCGGAGCGGCGCCGCCGCCATGTTGGCCCCATGGCACCTCACGAGCCAGGCGGCGCCGTTCGGGCACGCATGGGCCGCTCTCGAGCGCTACAACGCACCATCGCCACCCTGCCGACGGCCACGTCGGCCCCACTCCCGGCCCCGGCTGCGCTCGCCGGGCCCCGGCCCCTACTCACGGTGCCCGAAGCCTTCATGGCGCTCCTCCGCCGCGGCCcgcaggaaaggaaagggatgGCCGCGTGCTCCGCCGCCTCACGTCAGTCacccggccccgcccccggcggcCCGTGCGGCGATTGGCTGCGAGCAGCGCACGATTGGAGGAGGCTGCTGTCAGTCTCCGCGCGCGGCCTGGCTTCCGGGCTGGCGGCGGCgcgtggcccggcccggccggcgCCCGTCCTGCCCCGTGCTctgcccgcagccccgccccggccccggccccggcccccgcccccgccccctGTTCCCATCGCCGACGCTGCGGGCCTGCATGGTCCCGATAGGAGAGCTGGGTGTGCGTGACTCCGTCTCCCGCCAGCCCTGCTGGCGTTGGCGCGGAGGACGTGGCAGGGAGGCTCCAGGCGGAGGCACCGCATTCCCCTCGGGGCAGTAGCCGGGAGCGGAGGGCTGTCGGGGGAACCTCTCTCGCCCGTCGTCCCCTGGGAGAGTCGCTGACTACCGTGAGGTTGCTCCTGCGGATCGCCCCCACGCACTCAGTTCCATGGGATCCCTCTGTTTTGCGGCTGGGCCCGCCGGGCCATCGCTCCCCGGTGCACCGTGAGCGGGCAGCggctctgctggcaggacaAGCAAGTGTCTCTCGAGCTTTGGGCGCCTCACGCCATTGAGAGCTGCGCTGTCGTAGCCACGGGACAGGAGTGGGTTTTGTCTTGAAAGATAGTGCAACTGCAGCGCGGCTGGGACGGGTTTGTAATGCAGTTGTTCGCGTTTAGGTCGGTTTTAAGTCTGGCCCGACGGCCACGCGGGCGTGTGATGACGCAAATCCCCGTACACGGCGCTGCGTTGCGGAGCCCTGTGCGCAGGAGCCCAGTGCCACATGTGCAGACATAACTAGATCGCTCCTCACGGACAAGCCCCCGCCAGCGCGGGCCCTGCCCTGTGCGC encodes:
- the RPL18A gene encoding 60S ribosomal protein L18a, which translates into the protein MKASGTLREYKVVGRCLPTPKCTTPPLYRMRIFAPNHVVAKSRFWYFVSQLKKMKKSSGEIVYCGQVYEKSPLRVKNFGIWLRYDSRSGTHNMYREYRDLTTAGAVTQCYRDMGARHRARAHSIQIMKVEEIAASKCRRPAVKQFHDSKIKFPLPHRVLRRQHKPRFTTKRPNTFY